One Clostridia bacterium DNA window includes the following coding sequences:
- a CDS encoding saccharopine dehydrogenase C-terminal domain-containing protein, with translation MKLLVIGSGMMGSSAAYDMARCARVESVTLADEDLARAKQAAARVNKLTGAKKVRAARIDASSQRAASRLMKNHDAALSAVPYFYNLGLAKAAIDAKCHFADLGGNNTVVRQTLALDKQAAKRGVSLAPDCGLSPGMASILGGELMKRIGGKADALKIYVGGLPQDPRPPFYYQIVFSVDGLINEYAEPAKILRNGKMTVVEPLTELEEFRIPGFPELEAFQTSGGTSTLPETFGGNVGECFEKTLRYPGHVHMIRAFYNLGLFSTKPYKLGKTPIVPRELMKQMFVEKMGGNDPDVTVMRVEAHRGDRIASFTMVDKYDPATKLTSMMRTTAWPASVVVQMLASGEIEKRGAVLQERDVPAQLFLNEMAARGIEIAYGFTSETPQKRTRAAAR, from the coding sequence ATGAAACTGCTTGTGATCGGTTCTGGAATGATGGGCTCGTCGGCGGCTTATGACATGGCACGGTGCGCGCGCGTTGAATCCGTCACGCTCGCCGATGAAGACCTTGCGCGCGCCAAGCAGGCGGCCGCACGCGTGAATAAGCTTACTGGCGCAAAGAAAGTTCGCGCGGCACGCATAGACGCCAGCAGCCAGCGCGCAGCATCGCGGCTCATGAAGAATCACGACGCGGCGCTCTCCGCCGTTCCCTATTTCTACAATTTGGGACTCGCGAAAGCCGCCATCGACGCCAAGTGCCACTTCGCGGATCTAGGCGGCAACAATACCGTGGTGCGGCAGACGCTTGCGCTCGATAAGCAGGCAGCGAAGCGCGGCGTTAGCCTCGCCCCTGACTGCGGACTCTCGCCCGGCATGGCATCCATCCTGGGTGGCGAACTAATGAAGCGCATCGGCGGTAAAGCCGACGCGTTGAAGATTTACGTCGGCGGACTGCCACAAGACCCTCGCCCGCCGTTCTATTACCAGATCGTCTTCTCGGTCGATGGCCTCATCAACGAATACGCCGAACCTGCCAAAATCCTGCGCAATGGCAAGATGACCGTCGTGGAACCGCTCACTGAACTTGAGGAGTTCCGCATCCCCGGCTTCCCTGAACTAGAAGCTTTCCAAACCTCGGGCGGCACCTCCACGCTTCCTGAAACGTTCGGTGGCAACGTGGGCGAGTGCTTCGAGAAGACGCTGCGCTATCCGGGGCACGTCCATATGATTCGCGCGTTTTATAACCTTGGCCTCTTCTCGACCAAGCCGTACAAGCTGGGCAAGACGCCGATTGTTCCCCGCGAACTGATGAAGCAGATGTTCGTGGAAAAGATGGGCGGCAACGACCCGGACGTCACGGTCATGCGAGTGGAAGCGCACAGAGGCGACCGCATCGCATCGTTCACCATGGTGGACAAGTATGATCCGGCAACTAAGTTGACGTCGATGATGCGCACGACCGCATGGCCGGCCAGCGTCGTGGTGCAGATGCTTGCCAGCGGTGAAATCGAGAAGCGTGGCGCGGTACTGCAGGAGCGCGACGTTCCCGCGCAGCTTTTCCTGAACGAGATGGCGGCACGCGGCATCGAAATCGCTTACGGATTCACGTCGGAGACTCCACAGAAGCGAACGCGCGCGGCGGCACGGTAA
- a CDS encoding DoxX family protein, protein MNRLNQVQPVALMVLRVVLGIIMLAHGYGKVFGGMHKHVEFVSSLGMPGWMAYPSAGAEFIGGILLIVGVATRFAALAVLLDMLVAIFKVHLHQGLKGGYEFPLALATIAFMLIFYGGGPISVDWLFGDSTERRH, encoded by the coding sequence ATGAACAGGTTGAACCAGGTGCAGCCGGTCGCTTTGATGGTTCTGCGCGTCGTGCTCGGCATCATCATGCTCGCGCATGGCTATGGCAAGGTCTTCGGAGGCATGCACAAGCACGTTGAATTCGTATCGAGCCTCGGCATGCCGGGCTGGATGGCTTACCCTTCCGCCGGCGCCGAGTTTATCGGCGGCATACTGCTGATTGTTGGCGTTGCCACACGCTTTGCGGCGCTCGCAGTATTGCTGGACATGCTCGTCGCCATCTTCAAAGTCCACCTGCACCAGGGGTTGAAGGGCGGCTATGAGTTCCCGCTTGCGCTGGCGACGATCGCTTTCATGCTGATCTTCTACGGTGGCGGCCCAATCTCGGTCGATTGGCTTTTCGGCGACTCAACGGAGCGCCGTCACTAG